The Oncorhynchus tshawytscha isolate Ot180627B linkage group LG08, Otsh_v2.0, whole genome shotgun sequence genome window below encodes:
- the emx1 gene encoding homeobox protein EMX1 yields the protein MFSSAGKRCFTIESLVAKENPLTTEDPIRPTALTYSNPTDAFMNGYQSPTGRSLYQNPELVFPESVNHPGLTMNPHQLGGGHLQHPAHFFGTQHRDPLNFYPWVLRNRFFGHRFQGNDISQDSMLLHGPFARKPKRIRTAFSPSQLLRLERAFEKNHYVVGAERKQLANSLSLSETQVKVWFQNRRTKYKRQKLEEEGPDCHQKKKGNHHINRWRLATKQGSSEDIDVTSED from the exons ATGTTTTCGTCCGCGGGTAAACGCTGTTTTACGATAGAATCCTTGGTGGCCAAAGAAAACCCTCTAACTACGGAAGATCCCATCCGACCGACGGCTTTGACTTATTCCAATCCCACTGACGCTTTCATGAACGGGTACCAGAGTCCCACCGGCAGGTCTCTGTATCAGAACCCGGAGCTGGTGTTCCCTGAGTCAGTCAACCACCCAGGGCTGACCATGAACCCCCACCAGCTAGGAGGGGGCCACCTACAACACCCTGCACACTTCTTTGGGACGCAACACCGAGACCCTCTTAACTTCTACCCATGGGTTTTACGGAACAGGTTCTTCGGACACAGATTTCAAG gAAATGATATTTCCCAAGATAGCATGCTCCTTCACGGCCCGTTCGCCCGGAAACCCAAGCGGATCCGCACCGCCTTCTCCCCGTCGCAGCTCCTGCGGCTTGAACGGGCGTTCGAGAAGAATCATTACGTAGTAGGAGCGGAGAGGAAACAGCTGGCCAACAGTCTGAGTCTGTCTGAAACACAG GTGAAGGTGTGGTTCCAGAACAGGAGGACTAAATACAAGAGACAGAAGCTGGAGGAGGAGGGGCCTGACTGTCATCAGAAGAAGAAAGGAAACCACCACATCAACAGATGGAGGCTTGCCACCAAGCAGGGCAGCTCAGAGGACATTGATGTCACCTCTGAGGACTGA